One region of Laspinema palackyanum D2c genomic DNA includes:
- a CDS encoding helix-turn-helix domain-containing protein, with translation MRAASIVDFEEQQRLADLLKYLRGRQSQREFGKILGVSHPTISGWENCQWEPSEKYLEKIAELSGKTLSDLKAYLQSNTSPETFVIPPQQTSRPLELNLEGTYSLNQIARILRILADMLDPPDSPS, from the coding sequence ATGAGGGCAGCGTCTATCGTGGATTTTGAGGAACAACAGCGGTTAGCCGACTTATTGAAATACCTTCGCGGAAGGCAAAGTCAACGGGAGTTCGGGAAAATTCTTGGTGTATCCCATCCAACGATATCTGGATGGGAAAATTGTCAATGGGAGCCCTCGGAGAAATATCTGGAGAAAATTGCTGAGTTATCCGGGAAAACACTGTCGGATTTAAAAGCATATCTCCAGTCCAACACCAGCCCTGAGACCTTTGTGATACCCCCCCAGCAAACATCTCGTCCACTTGAACTTAATCTTGAAGGAACCTATTCCCTTAATCAAATTGCTCGAATTCTCCGGATTCTTGCAGATATGCTGGACCCTCCTGACTCACCCTCCTAA